The Listeria monocytogenes genome window below encodes:
- the purE gene encoding 5-(carboxyamino)imidazole ribonucleotide mutase, which yields MPAVIGVIMGSTSDWDTMKKACDVLDELEIAYEKKVISAHRTPDLMFQYAEQARERGLKIIIAGAGGAAHLPGMVAAKTTLPVIGVPIKSKALNGMDSLLSIVQMPGGVPVATVAIGESGAVNAGLLAAQILSITDDAITNRLQKRRATLEETVLESSDSLG from the coding sequence ATGCCTGCTGTAATTGGTGTCATTATGGGGAGTACCTCAGATTGGGATACAATGAAAAAAGCATGTGATGTATTGGATGAATTAGAAATAGCTTATGAGAAAAAAGTGATTTCAGCTCATCGTACACCAGATTTAATGTTTCAATATGCAGAACAAGCGCGGGAACGTGGTTTGAAAATTATTATTGCCGGTGCTGGTGGTGCGGCGCATTTGCCGGGTATGGTTGCAGCAAAGACGACTTTACCAGTTATCGGTGTTCCAATTAAATCAAAAGCATTGAATGGAATGGACTCGTTACTCTCTATTGTACAGATGCCTGGAGGTGTTCCGGTAGCAACAGTAGCTATTGGAGAAAGCGGCGCGGTCAATGCTGGACTTCTAGCTGCACAAATTTTATCTATAACAGACGATGCAATTACTAACAGATTACAAAAAAGACGTGCTACACTAGAAGAAACAGTTCTAGAAAGTAGTGATTCTCTTGGATAA
- the purK gene encoding 5-(carboxyamino)imidazole ribonucleotide synthase, with amino-acid sequence MDKKFLLTNSTIGIIGGGQLGRMLALAAKAMGYRIIVLDPTADCPAAQVSDEQIIADYDDKVALRELSEKADVVTYEFENIDYDALKMTQNLVSVPQGSELLSITQDRILEKAYLESANINIAPYAVIVEQDEIESEIKSIGYPAVLKTAQGGYDGKGQVVLHDERDIETAARLLRYGSCVLEAWIPFEKEISVVVARNLDGQIETFPVAENLHVNNILHTTTAPANVADDVHEEAEEIARKLADVLQLCGVLAVEMFVTGSGAIYVNELAPRPHNSGHFTIEACSISQFTQHIRAIVGLPLVKPELLKPALMINILGQHVDAVNKQMVNYPHWFVHYYGKKEAKINRKMGHITVLTDEPKAVLQDLEETQIWK; translated from the coding sequence TTGGATAAAAAATTTTTACTGACAAATAGTACTATTGGTATCATTGGTGGTGGACAACTTGGGCGAATGCTTGCTCTTGCAGCGAAAGCGATGGGGTATCGGATTATTGTTCTTGATCCTACTGCCGATTGTCCAGCAGCTCAAGTAAGCGATGAGCAAATTATCGCGGATTATGATGATAAAGTAGCGTTACGCGAACTTTCCGAAAAAGCAGATGTAGTTACGTATGAGTTTGAAAATATTGACTATGATGCTTTAAAAATGACGCAGAACTTAGTATCAGTTCCACAAGGATCGGAATTGCTTTCGATTACGCAAGATAGAATTTTAGAAAAAGCCTATTTGGAATCAGCTAATATTAATATTGCGCCATACGCAGTTATTGTTGAACAAGATGAAATTGAAAGCGAAATTAAGAGTATTGGCTATCCTGCTGTTTTAAAAACAGCACAGGGTGGTTACGATGGGAAAGGCCAAGTAGTTCTTCATGATGAGAGGGATATTGAAACAGCGGCGAGATTGTTGAGATACGGCTCTTGTGTACTAGAAGCTTGGATTCCTTTTGAAAAAGAGATTTCTGTCGTTGTTGCTCGTAATTTAGATGGACAAATAGAGACGTTCCCTGTTGCAGAAAACCTGCATGTAAATAATATTTTGCATACAACTACGGCTCCAGCAAATGTGGCAGATGACGTGCATGAGGAAGCGGAAGAAATAGCTAGAAAATTAGCGGATGTACTTCAATTATGTGGTGTTTTGGCAGTAGAAATGTTTGTGACTGGTTCAGGGGCGATTTATGTGAATGAACTTGCTCCTAGACCGCATAACTCTGGGCATTTTACGATTGAAGCTTGTTCCATTTCTCAGTTCACACAGCATATTCGAGCAATTGTTGGATTGCCACTCGTGAAACCAGAACTTTTAAAACCAGCTTTAATGATTAATATTTTAGGACAACATGTCGATGCTGTGAATAAACAAATGGTGAATTATCCTCATTGGTTTGTACATTATTATGGCAAAAAAGAAGCGAAAATTAATCGCAAAATGGGACATATCACCGTGCTGACTGATGAACCAAAAGCGGTTTTACAAGATTTAGAAGAAACGCAAATTTGGAAGTAA